The Natronoarchaeum mannanilyticum nucleotide sequence TCAGCGGCACCGACCGGCCGTTACCGGACATCGGGCCGAAGGACAGCGGGAACGGGACCGTCTGGCCCTCGGTGACCGCCTGGCCGCTGAGCTTGTCGCGCACCAGCGGGCCGATGTTGCCCCGGATGCGCAGGTTCTGGGGGAGCGCGACCGTCACGCTGGTCGCGGGCTGGACGTCGGCCTTCTCGACCTCGACGCGGTCGTCGATGCCGACGCTGGCCTCCTGTCGGAGCCGGCCGTCGATGCGGATGACGCCCTGCCCCTCGTCCTCGGGGTAGCCCGGCCAGACGCGCGCGACCGCGCGGCTGTCGTTGTCGCCCTCGATGACGATGTAGTCGCCGTTCTCGAGGTCGAGCTCTCGCATCGACCCTCGGTCGATCGCGGCGAGTCCGCGACCGGCGTCTTTCTGTTTGAGTGGTTTTACAGTGAGTCTCATGCCTCGTCCTCCAGTTCGATGGTGAGCACGCCGTTTTTGATAAACGCTTGCGCGCCCGTCTCGGGGATGTCAAGTTCGAGCTGTTCGCCGTCCTCGGTGATCACGATCACCGCGTCGTCGAGGACGTCGACGGTGCCGTCGACGCCGACGCCGAGGTCGGCGACGATCTCCGTTCCGTCGTCGTATTCGAAGCGTCGGGCGTGTTGCCCCTCGCGCTCCGAGAACTGTTCTACGTTCATTCCTAACCACAAGTTAGTCAGCTTACTATATAAACCTTTCGTAGAATACCGGGCTATAACGGGGGTTTTGCGACTATCGGATGAAATGCGGTTCACACCGACAGACCGACGGCCCGTCGCCGACGGAGCGTCCCGCGTATCGCGCATCGCGGGGGTTTATGTCCGCTACGATACAACGTATCTTTATGAACGAGGTCACCCAGCACGGTCGGTCGACGGCGTACCGTCGGTTCGACCGGGACGCCGAGGGCCCGACGCTGCTGTTCGTCCACGGGAGCGGCGGGTCGAGCGCGGTCTGG carries:
- a CDS encoding DUF7127 family protein, whose protein sequence is MNVEQFSEREGQHARRFEYDDGTEIVADLGVGVDGTVDVLDDAVIVITEDGEQLELDIPETGAQAFIKNGVLTIELEDEA